The Raphanus sativus cultivar WK10039 chromosome 2, ASM80110v3, whole genome shotgun sequence DNA segment GCTGAGCTGttggagaggaagaagaggaagaagctaaGACAgaaagaacagagagtaaaagACCAGACAAAAGATGTTAAGGAAGACGAGAGTACCACATCAGAAGAACAACAACAATCTCCAGCTGAGTCATCAAGCGCGTTATCTGTAGCTTCAGATTCCGATGCACAGAGGTCAGACTCCATACCAACTGAGGACTCTTCATCCCTCGAGGAACCTCAAGTTTTGGAAACTGATAATGAGAGAAACGGTGAATCTCAAGCGCCAATGGTTGACGATCATGGTGTTGGTAATGGCCAAAACATCGAAAGGCGAAGTGGCCGTAGGGAAATGGAAAGATCGCAGTATGGAATGGCGAATGGGTTCCACGGTAATCGTGCGCCAAAACTTGGAGGCATGCGAAAGAATGGAACTAACAGAGACGCAAGAGCCAATACTACTAAAGTTTGGAGCCGGAAAACTGATAACCCCAAATCGGCATCACCAGACGGAGTAGTAGCTGAACAGGAACAAACTAAGAACAGTGAAGTTCTGATTGGATCGGTAAGTGTAACAATCCAGAACAGCTGTCTAGGCGGAGAACATAACCAAGCAAAATGTAGCGAAGAGGAGGGAAGAACAAAGGCTGTTGAGGCGAAACACACATCTGAGGAATCAACTGTAGAGGTATCGAGACCAGTGAGCAGTCAGGGAAGGAAAGTGCCAACAGCCAATGGAAACACAGACGAGAAAAATAAGCACTCAAGCTCAACTGCACCTGAAGTTAAGAACGCTCATCACATAGGCTTGCAGTTCAACAACCAAGAAGCAAAGGCGTTTCTTGCGAAGAGTAAAACTTCTTTTaacttctcttttctttttcagttaATTTCAATAGTTGTTAAGATGTTTACTCAAATGAATATGGCTTGTCAGGATGGAAAGAGGCAATCTCTGCAGAACACGTGACGTTGGTTCTGTCTCAGGAAACAGACATGCCAGGAAACAACAGTCACGAATCCACAAATGGTGTTATAACCGCCGCAAGACCAAAGCAGAGGATGAAACCAGAAAAGGGCACGAAGGTGAAGTATGTTCCAAAACAGAAGATTCCTTGAAAAATCGAACTTGATTCTGGACCAGAGAGTATCATTCTTTTTAGGTAATACCAAAAGTGCAGTattagtgagagagagagagagagagatcatttttttttcttgcttctAGTGAGATTTTTTCTTGATTTCGAGAGTCCTCATTCTTGATAGAAAGACAttgatttgttattttgttGACCTTATTCCATTCTGAGGATTTAAACTTGAAATTTAAGATTTTGAAATGAAATAGGTTCTCAGATTTTCATGTAATAAAGTAAAACAAAGCTTGTTAAATGATCCaaagaatattattatatatatcatatcagTACAACATAGATTCCCACAATGCAAAACTACATATAGACGTATGGTTGTTGTTAGAACCCAATATCTTTACCAGATCACTGACCTGACCTGCTTACCAATGTTAGTGGTGATTGGTTTGTTTCCTTCTGCTAATCCTCCAGACTCAGTTAGTCAACTGAATCCTCCAGACCGTAACACAGGAAAGAAACTCCAACTGTTATCACCT contains these protein-coding regions:
- the LOC108842916 gene encoding uncharacterized protein LOC108842916; translation: MEVVKQDGNDSLDMLIRRAVGKDPFLTFHRPENSPVQLFQLLHSLERPGWPLLTPLKIQLHKCEKCDREFCSPVNFRRHKRMHRRSTTPDKYSGKERDALGAFWDKLSVVDAKEILSLKSMMLENVRGESVESGLISLIENPGYTALPQYYLRAGSNLLDIIQGRPLRFPISSNQLFSILDDASEKTFMSNEAASMQKYIFDGENGKNVLEAKNVVACASFLLEQQLIKAWLADKDAEALRCQNLLVEEEEAAQRRQAELLERKKRKKLRQKEQRVKDQTKDVKEDESTTSEEQQQSPAESSSALSVASDSDAQRSDSIPTEDSSSLEEPQVLETDNERNGESQAPMVDDHGVGNGQNIERRSGRREMERSQYGMANGFHGNRAPKLGGMRKNGTNRDARANTTKVWSRKTDNPKSASPDGVVAEQEQTKNSEVLIGSVSVTIQNSCLGGEHNQAKCSEEEGRTKAVEAKHTSEESTVEVSRPVSSQGRKVPTANGNTDEKNKHSSSTAPEVKNAHHIGLQFNNQEAKAFLAKRWKEAISAEHVTLVLSQETDMPGNNSHESTNGVITAARPKQRMKPEKGTKVKYVPKQKIP